A region of the Blochmannia endosymbiont of Camponotus nipponensis genome:
AAAAAACATATTCTGCTGTAAAATCAAGTGACAATAAAATATTATCTGATCTTTTTTCAAGCAACAAATTAATTAAACGTATCGATAAAAACATCAACAATCTTAGTTCATCAAATTCATTGTTTTCACAACTTGGTTTCAATTATATTGGACCTATTAATGGACATGACATATTAAAATTAATACATGCTTTAAGAAATATACGTAATATGAAAGGACCCCAACTTTTACATGTTTTTACAAAAAAAGGTTTTGGATATAAACCAGCAGAAAAAGATCCCATTAAATGGCATGCAGTACCAAAATTTGATCCTACAAGTGGATCATTACCTATAGAAAATACTAAAAATATAACTTATTCTACAATTTTTGGCGATTGGTTATGTCAAGTCGCAGCTCACGATAATAAAATTATAGGAATTACCCCCGCGATGCGAGAAGGCTCTGGAATGAGTATATTTTCTCAGAAATATCCAAAACAATATTTTGATGTTGCAATTGCTGAACAGCATGCTGTAACATTCGCCGCTGGATTGGCTATAGCAGGTTACAAGCCTGTTGTCTCTATTTATTCAACGTTTTTACAACGTGCATATGATCAAGTAATTCATGATGTAGCAATTCAAAATTTACCTGTACTGTTTGCTGTTGATCGAGGAGGTATTGTTGGAGCAGATGGACAAACTCACCAAGGAGCTTTTGATTTATCGTATTTACGTTGTATTCCAAATATAATAATAATGACTCCAAGCGACGCATGCGAATGTAAACTAATGTTGTACACAGGATATTGCTATCAATATGGACCTAGTGTTGTAAGATATCCTAAAGGATATGCCGTACCCGGTAATTTAAATACAACAAAACTATTACACACTTTACCTTTAAGTAAAGGTGTAATACTCCGACAAGGAAGTTACATCGCTATTCTTAATTTTGGAACTTTATTACAATCAGCTTATAATGTTGCATATAAATTAAATGCAACATTAGTAGATATGAGATTTGTTAAACCATTAGATGAAACATTAATAAAAAAACTTGCTAAAAATCATCAAGCTTTGATTACATTAGAAGAAAATACAATAATGGGTGGTGCAGGCAGTGGAGTAAATGAATTTATTATGCAGAATAAGTTATCAACTTCAGTTCTAAACATTGGTTTACCTGATTTTTTTATTTCTCAAGGCTCGCAGTCAGAAATACTCTCTGAACTTGGATTAGATAGTATAGGTATTTACAGAAAAATTACACAATGGATACGTTAAATTATTTCATAACAGGTATAATATGATTTTTTTAATTCTAAAAATTTTAATAAACTAACTGAAATAATTCAGCAATATATTCCTAAAAATTTTAATCATATAAATTACTTAATAATAAAATAATATAAATAGATACAATACTTGCCAGTATATCATCAATGATAATTCCAAATCCATTTCTTATTCTACGATCACACCAGGATATTGGCCAAGGTTTTATAATATCCAATATTCTAAATAAAAAAAAAGCAACGATTATCAACAACCAACTATGTATAGGTACTATAATTAACGTGATCCACATACCAACAAATTCGTCCCAAACAATTGATTTATGATCATGAATTCCAATAATTTTATTAGTTTTATCACAAAAATATATACCTACTCCTATTCCAATCATTAGAAATAAACAATAAAAATCATATGAAAATAAATACATCAATACCCACCATATTGGTATTGCCAATAATGAAGCTACAGTTCCTACAGGTAACCAAGAAATAGTACCTAACCCAAAACCAGTAGCAAAAAAATAGCATATATTAGATAATTTCAAATTATTAAGCATATTTAAGATATACCAATGCATATTTATCAAATTTTTTGATAAATAAAATTAAACCATTATATTCTTATTAAATTTAAAGTTTTTCCATAAATGACAAATTATTTAATAACAATATAATTATTTTTCATTAATACAAATTTGAGCTGCTATTTTATCTAGCACTCCGTTAATGAACTTATGGCTTTTTTCAGCGCCAAAAATTTTAACGAGCTCAATTGCTTCATTAATAGCAACCTTATATGGTATATCATTACATTTAGTAAGTTCAAATAATGCAATACGTAAAACCAAATGTTCAATATAACCTAGTTTATCTAAATTTCGGGAGAGATGTGGTATCATTAACTTATCCAGCTCTTCAGAGCAACTTATTACTCCAATATATAATTCATGAAAATAAGAAACATCAGAATCTTGCATATTTTGTTCTATTATAATATAGTGCGCTATCTCTTTAGCGTTATTTTTAGATAATTTCCAAGAATACAGTGCTTGCAATGCACATTCGCGCGCACGCCTTCGAGTAATTGCTTTCACATAATTCCTTTTATAAACTTATATATGTAGTAAAACTATTTTTTAATCATTTGTAATATGTTAATCATTTCTAAAACAGCCAAAGCCGCTTCTGATCCTTTATTATGAGATTTAATGCCTGAACGTTCTATAGCTTGATCAATATTTTCTGTAGTCAGCACTCCAAATCCAATAGGAAGTGTATTTTCTATGGATACATTAGATAATCCAGTGCTGCATTCTTTTGCTATAAATTCAAAATGCATAGTAAACCCACGAATTACTGTACCTAAAGCGACTATTCCATCATATCTACGGCTCACAGCTAATGCTTTTGCGATTAATGGTAATTCATAAGCGCCCGGAACCCAAATGATAGTTATA
Encoded here:
- the ribE gene encoding 6,7-dimethyl-8-ribityllumazine synthase codes for the protein MNIIEGDITANRAKIAIAVVRFNRFVNNNLLEGALDTLKRIGHVKDENITIIWVPGAYELPLIAKALAVSRRYDGIVALGTVIRGFTMHFEFIAKECSTGLSNVSIENTLPIGFGVLTTENIDQAIERSGIKSHNKGSEAALAVLEMINILQMIKK
- the nusB gene encoding transcription antitermination factor NusB yields the protein MKAITRRRARECALQALYSWKLSKNNAKEIAHYIIIEQNMQDSDVSYFHELYIGVISCSEELDKLMIPHLSRNLDKLGYIEHLVLRIALFELTKCNDIPYKVAINEAIELVKIFGAEKSHKFINGVLDKIAAQICINEK
- the dxs gene encoding 1-deoxy-D-xylulose-5-phosphate synthase; amino-acid sequence: MNRNLHEYPILDTINTPKELRQLPEDNLTKLCNELRQFLLTSVSKSSGHFASGLGTVELTVALHYVYNTPFDYLIWDVGHQAYPHKILTGRRERIFSIRKRNGLHPFPCRDESEYDVLSVGHSSTSISAGLGLAIASEREMLGRRTVCVIGDGAITAGMAFEAMNHAGSVESDLLIILNDNEMSISENVGALNSHRANILAKKTYSAVKSSDNKILSDLFSSNKLIKRIDKNINNLSSSNSLFSQLGFNYIGPINGHDILKLIHALRNIRNMKGPQLLHVFTKKGFGYKPAEKDPIKWHAVPKFDPTSGSLPIENTKNITYSTIFGDWLCQVAAHDNKIIGITPAMREGSGMSIFSQKYPKQYFDVAIAEQHAVTFAAGLAIAGYKPVVSIYSTFLQRAYDQVIHDVAIQNLPVLFAVDRGGIVGADGQTHQGAFDLSYLRCIPNIIIMTPSDACECKLMLYTGYCYQYGPSVVRYPKGYAVPGNLNTTKLLHTLPLSKGVILRQGSYIAILNFGTLLQSAYNVAYKLNATLVDMRFVKPLDETLIKKLAKNHQALITLEENTIMGGAGSGVNEFIMQNKLSTSVLNIGLPDFFISQGSQSEILSELGLDSIGIYRKITQWIR
- a CDS encoding phosphatidylglycerophosphatase A, coding for MLNNLKLSNICYFFATGFGLGTISWLPVGTVASLLAIPIWWVLMYLFSYDFYCLFLMIGIGVGIYFCDKTNKIIGIHDHKSIVWDEFVGMWITLIIVPIHSWLLIIVAFFLFRILDIIKPWPISWCDRRIRNGFGIIIDDILASIVSIYIILLLSNLYD